The DNA sequence ATAGCCTGTGTAAGATAGTCCATAGCTTTGTTACTTTCATTCATAAAATAATATGATAGTCCTGCTCCAAACAGGATATCATAATCAATGTAGTTTTTCTGTATAAGCCGTGTAAAATCAAGTGCAGCCCATTCATATCGGCGCTTATATACATTTTCCCAGGCATTGATAATTGTCTGATTTATATATGGGTCATTAAACCGCCAGAGCTTTTTATGTGTACCGTGTTGCACGGATGAGCAATAGAAAAGCAGGATACCTGTCAT is a window from the Spirochaetota bacterium genome containing:
- a CDS encoding tetratricopeptide repeat protein; this translates as MKKYIPLILFMTGILLFYCSSVQHGTHKKLWRFNDPYINQTIINAWENVYKRRYEWAALDFTRLIQKNYIDYDILFGAGLSYYFMNESNKAMDYLTQAIEKNPHHFEAYYFRAKLFLSQGAHAKAKQDLEAILYMEYDEPLICGYYFTNDDIADIHVLESRQKEAQSLLMAIVHDR